A genomic window from Solanum stenotomum isolate F172 chromosome 10, ASM1918654v1, whole genome shotgun sequence includes:
- the LOC125841936 gene encoding protein IQ-DOMAIN 22 — translation MGKASKWFRGLLGLKKQDPSSSSNQNPKPTKKKWSFVKSYREKDSNFVKGTDKESSNYGRVVSNSLQNGAVGCSVDSSNRAIAVAEATAVVAEAAIAAAQAAAAVVKLTNSGRATTTTTNGGAAAVTMWNGISLSSSAVVGKGKGVAAGNRENCAAVVIQSHFRAYLSRRALRALKGLVKLQALVRGHIIRQQTADYLRQMQAISRAQSRARAGRSQISGSPHSSTKSVQFLHDPTTPEKFEHVIRARSLKHDETSMLKRNTSKSNWKVIDSEKARIRPHGSSARTSSIDDEKSDKILEIDTGKPYVTPKQRNLFHSSHLSLNSDQYSYSLTTSKESTAHQTVPSPSSCGNQPLSPLKFNEDLDEACFCTADNSPQFYSASSKGGSSKRGPFTPTKSDGSRSYMSGYSDHPNYMSYTESSKAKVRSMSAPKQRPHYERSSSTKRYSIHGCSESRNNSQKGSFYANFTGKAYPGSGRLDRLGMPVIRADPSGFSGGLRHRY, via the exons ATGGGCAAAGCATCCAAATGGTTTAGAGGTCTTCTTGGCCTAAAAAAGCAGGACCCATCATCTTCCTCTAACCAAAATCCAAAACCCACAAAGAAAAAATGGAGCTTTGTTAAATCTTACAGAGAAAAAGACTCCAACTTTGTTAAGGGTACTGATAAAGAATCATCAAACTATGGTCGTGTTGTGTCAAATTCACTTCAAAACGGTGCTGTTGGATGTAGCGTTGATTCGTCAAATCGAGCGATTGCGGTGGCGGAAGCAACGGCCGTCGTAGCCGAAGCTGCTATCGCCGCCGCTCAAGCCGCCGCTGCGGTTGTGAAGCTTACTAATAGTGGTAGAGCTACTACTACCACAACTAATGGTGGTGCCGCTGCTGTTACGATGTGGAACGGCATTTCTCTCAGCTCCTCTGCGGTGGTTGGTAAAGGAAAGGGAGTCGCCGCCGGCAACCGTGAAAATTGTGCCGCCGTTGTTATTCAATCACATTTCCGAGCTTATTTG TCGAGGAGAGCTTTACGAGCGTTGAAGGGACTGGTGAAGCTTCAAGCACTGGTGAGAGGTCACATTATTAGGCAACAGACTGCTGATTATCTACGGCAAATGCAAGCAATATCCAGAGCTCAGTCGAGGGCTCGTGCTGGACGATCTCAGATCTCAGGATCCCCTCATTCAAGCACCAAGTCTGTTCAATTTCTTCAT GATCCCACAACTCCAGAGAAATTCGAGCATGTTATCCGCGCAAGGAGCTTGAAGCATGATGAAACGTCTATGCTCAAG AGGAATACCTCGAAATCAAATTGGAAGGTAATTGATTCGGAAAAGGCACGAATTAGACCTCACGGATCTTCTGCAAGAACTAGTTCTATTGATGATGAAAAGAGTGACAAGATCCTCGAGATAGATACCGGGAAACCATATGTTACACCTAAACAAAGGAACCTCTTCCACTCCTCACATCTTAGCTTGAACTCTGACCAATACAGCTATAGCTTAACAACGTCGAAGGAATCAACAGCTCATCAAACGGTTCCCAGTCCGTCGTCCTGTGGAAATCAACCTCTTAGTCCCCTGAAGTTCAATGAAGATCTTGATGAAGCTTGCTTCTGCACTGCTGACAATAGCCCTCAGTTTTACTCGGCTTCATCTAAGGGCGGTAGTTCAAAGAGAGGACCGTTTACACCAACTAAGAGCGACGGTTCAAGAAGCTATATGAGTGGTTACtctgatcatcccaactacatGTCCTACACAGAGTCCTCCAAGGCTAAGGTACGTTCAATGAGCGCACCTAAACAAAGGCCTCACTACGAGAGATCAAGTTCAACAAAAAGGTACTCGATTCACGGGTGCAGTGAGTCGAGAAACAACTCACAAAAGGGTTCTTTTTATGCCAACTTCACTGGTAAAGCTTATCCCGGTTCTGGTCGGTTGGACCGGCTTGGAATGCCTGTTATCAGGGCAGATCCATCTGGATTCAGTGGTGGTCTTCGTCACAGATATTAA